In a single window of the Terrirubrum flagellatum genome:
- a CDS encoding branched-chain amino acid ABC transporter permease, with amino-acid sequence MFGVSTQALFGQLLLGLINGSFYALLSLGLAVIFGMLNIINFAHGALYMMGAFCAYFLLNWAGVGYWGALLLAPLIVGAIGVVIERTMLQWLSGLDHLYGLLLTFGLALIIQGLFQNTFGSSGMPYAIPKELTGGQNLGFMFLPNYRAWVVAFSLVICLGTWFIIERTKLGAYLRAATENPGLVRAMGINVPRMITLTYGAGVALAALAGVLAAPINQVRPLMGADLIIIVFAVVVIGGMGSIMGSILTGFLLGLVEGLTKVFYPEASSTVIFVVMTVVLLVKPAGLFGRSA; translated from the coding sequence ATGTTTGGCGTTTCCACTCAGGCGCTCTTCGGACAGCTCCTGCTCGGGCTGATCAACGGCTCTTTCTATGCGCTGCTGAGCCTCGGCCTCGCCGTCATCTTCGGCATGCTGAACATCATCAATTTCGCGCACGGCGCTCTCTATATGATGGGCGCTTTCTGCGCCTATTTCCTCCTCAACTGGGCGGGCGTCGGCTATTGGGGAGCGCTGCTCCTCGCCCCGCTCATCGTCGGCGCCATCGGCGTCGTGATCGAGCGCACGATGCTGCAATGGCTGTCCGGGCTCGACCATCTCTATGGCCTTCTGCTCACTTTTGGCCTCGCGCTCATCATCCAGGGCCTGTTCCAGAACACTTTCGGTTCGTCGGGCATGCCTTACGCCATTCCGAAAGAGCTGACCGGCGGCCAGAATCTCGGCTTCATGTTCCTGCCGAATTATCGCGCCTGGGTCGTCGCTTTTTCGCTCGTCATCTGTCTCGGCACCTGGTTCATCATCGAACGCACCAAGCTCGGCGCCTATTTGCGCGCGGCGACGGAAAATCCGGGGCTGGTGCGCGCAATGGGCATCAACGTGCCGCGCATGATCACGCTGACCTATGGCGCCGGCGTTGCGCTCGCTGCGCTGGCGGGCGTGCTTGCCGCGCCGATCAATCAGGTGCGGCCGCTGATGGGCGCCGACCTCATCATCATCGTGTTCGCAGTCGTGGTGATTGGCGGCATGGGATCGATCATGGGGTCGATCCTGACGGGCTTTCTGCTCGGTCTGGTGGAAGGGTTGACGAAGGTGTTCTATCCCGAAGCATCGAGCACCGTGATTTTCGTCGTCATGACAGTCGTGTTGCTGGTGAAGCCGGCCGGTCTCTTCGGGCGGAGCGCGTGA
- a CDS encoding branched-chain amino acid ABC transporter permease produces MTDISKASTVSSSFAPSERIALAAMIIFFALAPLVIYPFFLMNAICFALFACAFNLLIGYVGLLSFGHAMFLGVAGYVSAHTAKVWGVTPEIAVLLSVAASTTLGVIVGSLAIRRQGIYFAMITLALSQMVYFFCVQAPFTHGEDGIQSVPRGKLFGFIDLSNETACYIVVVLVFLAGFLLIHRTISSPFGEILKAIRENEQRAISLGYKTDRYKLMAFVLSASLAGLAGGMKAIMAQNASLTDVHWSMSGEVVLMTLVGGLGTVFGPVVGAFVIVAMQNYLSPYGSWVTVIQGAVFVACVLVFRRGIVGEISHLLGKPL; encoded by the coding sequence ATGACGGACATCTCGAAGGCGTCGACGGTCTCCTCAAGTTTCGCGCCCAGCGAGCGCATCGCGCTTGCCGCGATGATCATTTTCTTCGCGTTGGCGCCGCTCGTCATCTACCCTTTCTTTCTGATGAACGCGATCTGCTTCGCGCTGTTCGCATGCGCCTTCAATCTGCTGATTGGTTATGTCGGGCTGTTGTCCTTCGGCCACGCCATGTTTCTTGGCGTCGCCGGCTATGTCAGCGCTCATACCGCAAAGGTATGGGGCGTCACGCCCGAGATCGCCGTTCTGCTCTCTGTCGCCGCTTCGACGACGCTCGGCGTCATCGTCGGCAGCCTCGCCATTCGCCGGCAAGGCATCTACTTCGCCATGATCACGCTGGCCCTGTCGCAGATGGTCTATTTCTTCTGCGTACAGGCGCCCTTCACCCATGGCGAGGACGGCATCCAGTCTGTGCCGCGAGGCAAGCTGTTCGGCTTCATCGACCTCTCCAACGAGACGGCCTGCTACATCGTGGTCGTGCTGGTGTTCCTCGCCGGCTTCCTGCTCATCCACCGCACGATCAGTTCCCCCTTCGGTGAAATCCTCAAGGCGATCCGCGAGAATGAGCAGCGGGCGATCTCGCTCGGCTACAAGACCGATCGCTACAAGCTGATGGCCTTCGTGCTGTCGGCGTCCCTTGCCGGCCTCGCAGGCGGCATGAAGGCGATCATGGCCCAGAACGCGTCGCTGACCGACGTGCATTGGAGCATGTCCGGCGAAGTGGTGCTGATGACGCTGGTTGGCGGCCTCGGCACGGTCTTCGGCCCGGTCGTCGGAGCCTTTGTCATCGTTGCGATGCAGAACTATCTTTCGCCCTACGGCTCTTGGGTCACCGTGATCCAGGGCGCCGTCTTCGTCGCTTGCGTGCTGGTGTTCCGCAGGGGCATTGTCGGCGAGATTTCGCATCTTCTGGGAAAACCGCTATAG